A section of the Metabacillus endolithicus genome encodes:
- the ade gene encoding adenine deaminase, giving the protein MEYFTQRLAASAKKVKADVVIKNGKIIDVFNGEIIEEDIAITDGVIVGIGHYEGNTTIDATGKYISPGFIDGHVHIESAMVTPQQFSQVVIPHGVTTVIADPHEIANASGSKGIQFMIDSAKDIPLNTYFMLPSCVPATPFEHAGASLTAEDLEPFYKEERVLGLAEVMDFPSVFHQDKGMMKKLITANKLGKKIDGHAAGLSGDAINVYASAGIKTDHECVTPEEARDRLKRGMYVMLREGSAARDVSALLPVITERNSRRCLFVTDDKHLDDLIAEGSIDYNISLSIKGGNLNPILAYQMATINAAECFGLTSKGAIAPGYDADLVFLDSLEDVKIEKVFLKGKLMAENGRFVCSEFSETTPSISEFLTNTIHIQEIKIDDLQIPCSQGTSANIIEIVPNKIITKHIVEEINAKNGYFQPTVKLDHLKMAVVERHAATGNIGLGIVKGFGLKSGAIASTVAHDSHNIIALGTNDQDLLRAIHELKEMGGGLVVINENEVIASLPLEISGLMTASSFKNVNKMLKEIDEALLNIGFTGNFNPFLTLSFLALPVIPELKLTDMGLFQVKDFKHVDVVNLR; this is encoded by the coding sequence ATGGAATACTTCACTCAAAGATTAGCTGCTTCTGCAAAGAAAGTAAAAGCTGATGTTGTCATTAAAAACGGGAAAATAATAGATGTATTTAATGGTGAAATCATCGAAGAAGACATTGCCATTACAGATGGTGTTATCGTTGGAATTGGTCATTATGAAGGAAACACAACCATCGATGCCACGGGAAAATATATTTCACCAGGTTTTATTGATGGTCATGTTCACATTGAATCCGCAATGGTAACTCCTCAACAATTTTCTCAAGTTGTCATTCCACACGGTGTCACAACAGTCATTGCCGATCCCCATGAAATTGCCAATGCTAGTGGTTCAAAAGGCATTCAATTTATGATTGATTCAGCAAAAGATATCCCTTTAAACACCTATTTTATGCTTCCTTCCTGTGTTCCAGCTACACCATTTGAACATGCAGGTGCCTCACTTACTGCCGAAGATTTAGAGCCTTTTTACAAAGAAGAACGTGTTTTAGGGCTTGCTGAGGTTATGGATTTCCCTTCTGTTTTTCATCAAGATAAGGGGATGATGAAAAAGCTTATAACAGCCAATAAACTCGGAAAAAAAATAGATGGCCATGCTGCTGGTCTGTCTGGAGATGCCATAAATGTTTATGCATCTGCAGGAATTAAAACGGACCATGAATGTGTCACACCAGAGGAAGCACGTGACCGCTTGAAAAGAGGCATGTACGTTATGCTTAGAGAAGGATCGGCTGCAAGAGATGTTTCAGCTTTATTGCCTGTTATTACCGAAAGAAATTCACGTCGCTGTCTCTTTGTAACCGATGATAAGCATTTAGATGATTTAATTGCTGAAGGAAGCATTGATTACAATATTTCGCTTTCTATTAAAGGCGGAAATTTAAATCCAATTCTTGCCTACCAAATGGCCACCATCAACGCAGCAGAATGCTTTGGGTTAACATCCAAAGGCGCTATTGCTCCAGGCTATGATGCTGATCTTGTGTTTTTAGATAGTTTGGAAGATGTGAAGATTGAAAAAGTATTTTTAAAAGGCAAGCTTATGGCTGAAAATGGACGTTTTGTTTGTTCAGAGTTTAGTGAAACAACTCCATCCATCTCAGAATTTTTAACAAACACCATTCATATTCAAGAGATTAAAATTGATGATCTGCAAATTCCATGTTCACAAGGAACTTCCGCTAACATAATTGAGATCGTTCCAAATAAAATTATTACAAAACATATTGTTGAAGAAATCAACGCAAAAAATGGATATTTTCAACCAACTGTTAAACTAGATCATCTAAAGATGGCAGTTGTTGAAAGACATGCAGCAACTGGAAACATCGGATTAGGAATCGTCAAAGGATTTGGCCTTAAAAGCGGAGCAATTGCTTCAACTGTTGCACATGATTCTCATAATATTATTGCTCTAGGAACAAATGATCAAGATCTTCTTAGAGCCATCCATGAATTAAAAGAGATGGGCGGCGGACTGGTTGTAATAAACGAAAATGAAGTAATTGCTTCCTTACCGTTAGAAATTTCCGGCTTAATGACAGCCTCATCTTTTAAAAATGTAAATAAGATGCTAAAAGAAATTGATGAGGCTTTACTGAATATTGGCTTTACAGGCAACTTCAACCCATTTTTAACTCTATCGTTTTTAGCACTGCCTGTAATTCCGGAATTAAAATTAACAGACATGGGCCTGTTTCAAGTGAAGGACTTTAAGCATGTGGATGTCGTAAACCTCAGGTGA
- a CDS encoding DMT family transporter: MVNKHQYQIYISLFVVMVFWGFNVIATKLLVTSFMPVTMTAFRIFTAAVGVFIILFCLKLVRKPTKKEWQYIIICSLFNVVGHHYFLSIGLKETSASNGGLILGTGPILTTILAFLFLRNKITLLRFCGIILGFIGISFIVFQNGESLKGISLGDVHVFLSIFVQAVSFIMIKKVSSTLDPRLMTGYMLFIGSILLFIISLIVEPAGLESMTEGSLSIWIVFFASAFLATSIGHMIYNYAVGKVGPAESAVFINLNPFFALVGASIFLGEVITLPQMIGFIFIICGVVLGSGGFEPILRNQKRKKNRVVDYKC; this comes from the coding sequence TTGGTTAATAAGCATCAATATCAAATTTATATATCGCTATTTGTTGTGATGGTTTTTTGGGGATTCAATGTTATTGCAACAAAGCTTCTTGTTACAAGCTTTATGCCTGTTACGATGACAGCTTTTCGCATTTTTACAGCAGCTGTTGGCGTGTTTATCATTTTATTTTGTTTAAAGCTTGTAAGAAAACCTACCAAAAAGGAATGGCAGTACATTATCATCTGTTCCTTATTTAATGTTGTTGGACATCATTACTTTCTATCGATTGGTTTAAAGGAGACCTCAGCTTCTAATGGGGGACTAATATTAGGAACTGGGCCAATCTTAACGACGATTCTAGCGTTTTTATTTTTACGAAACAAAATTACGCTCCTTCGCTTTTGTGGAATTATTCTTGGATTTATCGGAATTTCATTTATCGTGTTTCAAAATGGAGAAAGTTTAAAAGGTATTTCTCTTGGCGATGTTCATGTATTTCTGTCTATTTTTGTTCAGGCCGTTAGTTTTATTATGATTAAGAAGGTATCGTCAACATTAGATCCACGCCTGATGACAGGTTATATGCTTTTCATTGGCTCAATTTTACTCTTTATCATCAGCCTTATTGTTGAGCCTGCTGGTCTCGAGAGCATGACTGAAGGATCGCTTTCTATATGGATTGTCTTCTTCGCTTCAGCATTTTTAGCAACATCTATTGGACATATGATCTACAATTATGCGGTTGGAAAAGTAGGGCCAGCTGAGTCAGCTGTTTTCATTAATCTTAATCCATTTTTTGCATTAGTTGGTGCATCTATATTTTTAGGAGAAGTCATTACACTTCCGCAAATGATTGGATTTATTTTCATCATTTGCGGTGTTGTGCTTGGGTCTGGTGGTTTTGAACCTATTCTTCGAAATCAAAAGCGAAAGAAAAATAGAGTGGTTGATTACAAATGTTAA